The Novipirellula caenicola genome includes a region encoding these proteins:
- the priA gene encoding replication restart helicase PriA, with translation MFADESDPTSAKESGAAKAQQAELFETEPPPWELTVEDDIAVGRIVFSEAPYGPYDYQIPEAEREHLKPGMRVRVPLGKRRHPMMGWCIETRIGYQGKRGSLREIVEVLDDEPLCDPALVRLVLWISHYYQAPTGQVFDTLIPSSVRSNAGTRERAYLTPNPDRSDEKSIELLPKKQQAAFRFLIAAGRPMTASELMVHAKCTRGPVSALQSKGYIDVSMQREMTATTPMRWQKNDGESQQTHVPSEEQTAALERISAAIESGTGKTLLLHGVTGSGKTEVYIKAIEQIVRAGRGAIVMVPEISLTPQTRGRFERRFESVAVLHSQMTPSERHFQWQRIRRGEVQVVVGPRSAVFAPMPRLGLIVMDEEHDASFKQNEQPRYHARKVAHARAMSLGIPLILGSATPSMETWHATATGHAELIPMNERINQRPMPSVELVDLRIRDDRTRGAISRPLHLAVQETLNEKGQVILLLNRRGFATTIQCPSCGHVVACPDCDMPLTHHRDGGKACCHYCDYTIATPPWCPACRFDGIRYGGLGTQRLEVEVKARFPNACIARMDSDTMKRPGSHQRVLSAFRSGEVNILLGTQMIAKGLDFPNVLLVGVINADSALHFPDFRAAERTFQLVTQVAGRTGRGDRGGRVIVQTFSPEHPAIQAASRHDYHQFATDEMVNRRKFNYPPLGSVARIIIRGVVEDVTEAVADSLLGRLEAARQALGSEVRILGPAPPPIPKLRGKYRFHLLLQSTDSAELGETIRRATDSFTIPEKDDVQYVVDIDPIDML, from the coding sequence AGTCGGGGGCGGCCAAGGCTCAACAAGCCGAACTATTTGAAACCGAACCTCCGCCATGGGAATTGACCGTCGAAGACGATATCGCGGTCGGCCGCATCGTGTTTAGCGAAGCCCCCTATGGCCCCTACGACTATCAAATTCCCGAGGCTGAACGCGAGCACTTGAAACCCGGCATGCGAGTTCGCGTTCCGCTCGGTAAACGTCGCCATCCGATGATGGGATGGTGCATCGAGACGCGGATTGGCTATCAAGGAAAACGAGGTTCCTTGCGTGAGATTGTCGAGGTGCTCGACGACGAACCGCTGTGTGACCCGGCCTTGGTGCGATTGGTTTTATGGATCAGTCATTATTACCAAGCACCGACGGGACAAGTCTTTGACACCTTGATTCCCTCGAGTGTGCGTTCGAATGCAGGAACTCGCGAGCGAGCTTATCTGACGCCCAACCCAGACCGTAGCGATGAAAAATCAATCGAGTTGCTGCCTAAAAAACAGCAGGCTGCATTTCGGTTTTTGATTGCCGCCGGCCGACCGATGACGGCCTCTGAATTGATGGTGCATGCCAAGTGCACGCGAGGCCCCGTCAGCGCGTTGCAGTCCAAAGGCTATATCGACGTTTCGATGCAGCGTGAAATGACGGCGACGACGCCGATGCGTTGGCAAAAAAATGACGGTGAGAGCCAGCAAACCCATGTTCCCAGCGAAGAGCAAACTGCGGCACTCGAGCGAATCAGTGCTGCGATTGAATCAGGGACGGGTAAAACGTTGCTGCTACACGGAGTGACCGGCAGCGGCAAGACCGAAGTGTACATCAAGGCGATCGAACAAATTGTGCGAGCGGGACGCGGCGCGATCGTGATGGTGCCTGAGATTAGTTTGACGCCTCAAACGCGTGGCCGATTCGAACGTCGATTTGAATCCGTGGCGGTGCTGCACAGCCAAATGACTCCGTCGGAACGGCATTTCCAGTGGCAGCGGATACGTCGTGGTGAAGTCCAAGTCGTCGTCGGCCCGCGAAGTGCCGTGTTTGCACCGATGCCACGATTAGGGCTGATCGTGATGGACGAAGAGCACGATGCGTCGTTCAAACAAAATGAACAACCCCGCTATCACGCTCGCAAAGTAGCGCACGCGCGAGCGATGTCGCTTGGCATCCCGCTGATCTTGGGCAGCGCGACGCCATCGATGGAAACGTGGCACGCCACCGCCACAGGGCATGCCGAATTGATTCCGATGAACGAGCGAATCAACCAACGTCCCATGCCGAGTGTGGAGTTGGTGGATCTGCGAATTCGCGACGACCGGACTCGAGGTGCGATCAGTCGTCCGCTGCATTTAGCCGTCCAAGAAACGCTGAACGAAAAGGGGCAAGTGATCTTGCTGCTGAATCGCCGCGGGTTTGCCACCACGATTCAGTGTCCTTCGTGTGGTCATGTCGTCGCATGCCCTGATTGCGACATGCCGCTGACGCATCACCGTGATGGTGGAAAAGCATGTTGTCACTATTGCGATTACACGATCGCCACACCGCCGTGGTGTCCCGCGTGCCGGTTCGATGGCATTCGATACGGCGGGCTAGGAACCCAGCGTTTGGAAGTCGAGGTCAAAGCTCGCTTTCCGAATGCCTGCATTGCTCGCATGGATAGCGACACCATGAAACGCCCCGGCAGCCATCAACGTGTGTTGTCCGCATTCCGCAGCGGAGAGGTCAACATTTTGCTGGGCACTCAAATGATTGCCAAAGGGCTCGATTTTCCCAATGTGTTGTTGGTGGGCGTGATCAATGCCGATAGTGCATTGCACTTTCCCGATTTCCGAGCGGCCGAGCGAACGTTTCAATTGGTCACCCAAGTCGCGGGCCGAACCGGCCGCGGGGATCGTGGCGGCCGTGTGATTGTGCAAACCTTTTCGCCCGAGCATCCGGCGATCCAAGCGGCATCACGACACGACTATCACCAATTTGCGACCGACGAGATGGTCAATCGACGCAAATTCAATTACCCGCCACTCGGTTCGGTGGCTCGCATCATCATCCGAGGCGTCGTCGAAGATGTCACCGAAGCGGTTGCCGATTCGTTATTGGGACGACTCGAAGCCGCCCGCCAGGCACTTGGATCGGAAGTTCGGATCTTGGGCCCTGCCCCGCCCCCCATTCCCAAACTGCGGGGCAAGTATCGATTCCACCTGCTGCTGCAATCGACCGACAGTGCGGAGTTAGGCGAGACGATTCGCCGCGCCACGGACTCGTTTACGATTCCCGAGAAAGACGACGTCCAATACGTCGTCGACATCGACCCGATCGATATGCTGTAA